From a region of the Paenibacillus sp. R14(2021) genome:
- the htpG gene encoding molecular chaperone HtpG, protein MVKQEFKAESKRLLEMMINSIYTQREIFLRELISNASDAIDKIYYKALTDEGLVFNAADYYVKVTADKENRTLTIADTGIGMTQEELENNLGVIAKSGSLAFKKENESKDGHNIIGQFGVGFYAAFMVADRVTVTSRALGSPDAFRWESEGADGYTIVGADKTTVGTEIVLHIKPNTEDDNYDEFLEEYRLRSVIKKYSDFIRYPIKMDVKGQRPKADTAEGEEPELESYSEEQTINSMVPIWRKNKSELTDADYEQFYHEKRYGFDKPLKHIHISADGAVVYRAILYIPENTPFDYYTKEFEKGLELYSNGVLIMDKCGDLLPDYFSFVKGMVDSEDLSLNISREMLQHDRQLTLIAKNIKNKIKSTLLSLLKDEREGYEKFYKAFGRQLKFGVYNDYGMNKDVLQDLVLFHSSKENKLVSLDEYVSRMPEDQKYIYYASGSSIERIEKLPQTEMVADKGYEILYFTDDIDEFAIKSIMTYKDKAFKSVSSGDLGIEPDADSDKPEAEEAGSKALFEQMQTVLGGKVTKVKASKRLKSHPVCLTSEGEVSIEMEKILSAMPNNENVQAEKVLEINVNHPVFQSLKDAAEKDSEKLSLYTQLLYNQALLIEGLPIQDPVAFTNDICKVMV, encoded by the coding sequence ATGGTGAAGCAAGAGTTCAAAGCAGAGTCCAAGCGACTGCTGGAAATGATGATCAACTCCATCTACACGCAGCGCGAGATTTTCCTGCGGGAGCTGATCTCCAATGCAAGCGACGCTATCGATAAAATTTACTACAAGGCGCTGACCGACGAAGGTCTCGTCTTCAATGCAGCCGACTACTACGTCAAAGTCACGGCAGACAAAGAGAACCGCACGCTTACGATCGCCGATACCGGCATCGGCATGACGCAGGAGGAGCTCGAGAACAACCTCGGCGTCATCGCGAAGAGCGGCTCGCTCGCGTTCAAGAAGGAGAACGAGAGCAAGGACGGCCACAACATCATCGGCCAATTCGGCGTCGGCTTCTATGCGGCGTTCATGGTCGCGGACCGCGTAACGGTAACGAGCCGCGCGCTTGGCAGCCCGGATGCGTTCCGCTGGGAGTCCGAAGGCGCTGACGGCTACACGATCGTAGGCGCGGACAAGACGACCGTAGGGACTGAAATCGTGCTGCACATCAAGCCGAACACCGAAGACGATAACTACGACGAGTTTCTGGAGGAGTACCGTCTCCGTTCCGTCATTAAGAAATATTCGGATTTCATCCGTTATCCGATCAAGATGGACGTCAAAGGCCAACGTCCGAAGGCAGACACAGCCGAAGGCGAAGAGCCGGAGCTGGAGTCGTACTCGGAAGAGCAGACGATCAACAGCATGGTGCCGATCTGGCGCAAGAACAAGAGCGAGCTGACCGACGCCGACTACGAGCAGTTCTACCACGAGAAACGCTACGGCTTCGATAAGCCGCTGAAGCATATCCATATCAGCGCGGACGGTGCGGTCGTCTATCGGGCGATTTTGTACATTCCGGAGAACACGCCGTTCGATTATTACACGAAGGAGTTCGAGAAAGGCCTCGAGCTGTACTCCAACGGCGTTCTGATCATGGACAAGTGCGGCGACCTGCTGCCGGATTATTTCAGCTTCGTGAAAGGGATGGTGGATTCCGAGGATCTGTCGCTCAACATCTCCCGCGAGATGCTGCAGCATGACCGCCAGCTGACCCTGATCGCGAAAAACATCAAGAACAAGATCAAGAGCACGCTGCTCAGCCTGCTGAAGGACGAGCGCGAGGGCTACGAGAAGTTCTACAAGGCGTTTGGCCGCCAGCTGAAGTTCGGCGTGTACAACGACTACGGCATGAACAAGGACGTGCTGCAGGATCTGGTGCTGTTCCATTCGTCCAAGGAGAACAAGCTGGTCTCGCTGGATGAGTACGTGTCCAGAATGCCGGAAGACCAGAAGTACATCTACTACGCATCCGGCAGCTCCATCGAGCGCATTGAGAAATTGCCGCAAACCGAGATGGTGGCGGACAAAGGCTACGAGATTCTGTACTTTACGGACGATATCGACGAGTTTGCGATCAAGTCGATCATGACGTACAAGGACAAGGCGTTCAAATCCGTATCGAGCGGCGACCTTGGCATCGAGCCGGATGCCGACAGCGACAAACCGGAAGCTGAAGAAGCAGGCAGCAAGGCGCTGTTCGAGCAGATGCAGACGGTGCTGGGCGGCAAAGTGACGAAGGTGAAAGCGTCCAAGCGTCTGAAGAGCCATCCGGTCTGCCTCACGAGCGAGGGTGAGGTATCCATCGAGATGGAGAAAATCTTGAGCGCGATGCCGAACAACGAGAACGTGCAGGCGGAGAAAGTGCTGGAGATCAACGTGAACCATCCCGTGTTCCAGTCGCTCAAGGATGCCGCAGAGAAGGACAGCGAGAAGCTGAGCCTCTACACGCAGCTGCTATATAATCAAGCGCTGCTTATCGAAGGATTGCCGATCCAGGATCCGGTCGCCTTCACGAACGATATTTGCAAAGTCATGGTGTAA